From one Gracilinanus agilis isolate LMUSP501 chromosome 5, AgileGrace, whole genome shotgun sequence genomic stretch:
- the LRRC4 gene encoding leucine-rich repeat-containing protein 4, whose translation MKLLWQVTVYHTWNAILLPIVYLTAQVWILCVAIAAAAAASAGPQNCPSVCSCSNQFSKVVCTRRGLSEVPQGIPSNTRYLNLMENNIQMIQADTFRHLHHLEVLQLGRNSIRQIEVGAFNGLASLNTLELFDNWLTVIPSGAFEYLSKLRELWLRNNPIESIPSYAFNRVPSLMRLDLGELKKLEYISEGAFEGLFNLKYLNLGMCNIKDMPNLTPLVGLEELEMSGNHFPEIRPGSFRGLSSLKKLWVMNSQVSLIERNAFDGLASLVELNLAHNNLSSLPHDLFTPLRYLVELHLHHNPWNCDCDILWLAWWLREYIPTNSTCCGRCHAPLHMRGRYLVEVDQASFQCSAPFIMDAPRDLNISEGRMAELKCRTPPMSSVRWLLPNGTVLSHASHHPRISVLNDGTLNFSHVLLTDTGVYTCMVTNVAGNSNASAYLNVSTAELNTSNYSFFTTVTVETTEISPEDTTRKYKPVPTTSSGYQPAYTTSTTVLIQTTRVPKVAVTTADTNDKMQTSLDEVMKTTKIIIGCFVAVTLLAAAMLIVFYKLRKRHQQRSTVSAARTVEIIQVDEDIPATTAAAAPSSVSGEGAVVLPTIHDHINYNTYKPAHGAHWTENSLGNSLHPTVTTISEPYIIQTHTKDKVQETQI comes from the coding sequence ATGAAGCTCTTGTGGCAGGTAACTGTGTACCACACCTGGAATGCCATCCTGCTCCCCATCGTCTACCTCACAGCGCAAGTGTGGATTCTGTGTGTAGCCAttgctgctgccgctgccgcctCCGCTGGGCCCCAGAACTGCCCCTCTGTCTGCTCGTGCAGTAACCAGTTTAGTAAGGTGGTTTGCACTCGGCGTGGCCTGTCTGAGGTCCCCCAGGGCATCCCTTCTAATACCAGGTACCTCAACCTCATGGAAAATAACATCCAGATGATCCAGGCTGACACCTTCCGGCACCTTCATCACCTGGAGGTCCTTCAGCTAGGCAGGAACTCCATCCGGCAAATTGAGGTGGGGGCTTTCAATGGCCTGGCCAGCCTCAACACCCTGGAGCTATTTGACAATTGGCTAACTGTCATCCCTAGTGGGGCCTTTGAGTATCTGTCTAAGCTTCGGGAGCTCTGGCTTCGAAATAACCCCATAGAAAGTATCCCCTCTTATGCCTTTAACCGGGTGCCCTCCCTCATGCGCCTGGACTTGGGGGAACTTAAGAAGCTGGAATATATCTCTGAGGGGGCTTTTGAGGGACTGTTCAACCTCAAATACTTGAACTTGGGCATGTGTAACATCAAGGACATGCCTAATCTCACACCCCTAGTGGGACTGGAGGAGCTTGAGATGTCTGGGAACCATTTCCCTGAGATCAGGCCTGGCTCCTTCCGTGGCTTGAGCTCCCTTAAGAAGTTGTGGGTCATGAACTCGCAGGTCAGTCTGATTGAACGTAATGCGTTTGACGGGCTGGCCTCACTGGTGGAACTCAACTTGGCCCACAACAACCTCTCCTCCTTGCCCCATGACCTGTTCACTCCGCTAAGGTACCTGGTGGAGCTGCACTTACACCACAACCCCTGGAACTGTGATTGTGACATCCTGTGGCTAGCCTGGTGGTTGCGAGAGTACATTCCTACCAACTCCACCTGCTGTGGCCGCTGCCATGCCCCTCTGCACATGCGCGGCCGCTACCTTGTGGAGGTCGATCAGGCTTCCTTCCAGTGTTCTGCACCCTTCATCATGGATGCACCCCGGGACCTCAACATTTCTGAGGGTCGGATGGCAGAGCTCAAGTGTCGGACTCCCCCCATGTCCTCGGTGCGGTGGTTGCTGCCCAATGGGACAGTGCTCAGCCACGCCTCTCACCATCCCCGGATCTCCGTCCTCAACGATGGCACCCTGAACTTCTCTCATGTGCTGCTCACAGACACAGGGGTATACACATGCATGGTGACCAACGTGGCAGGCAACTCTAACGCCTCGGCCTACCTCAATGTGAGCACGGCCGAGCTCAACACCTCTAACTACAGCTTCTTTACCACAGTCACAGTGGAGACAACCGAGATCTCTCCTGAGGATACCACCCGCAAGTACAAGCCTGTGCCCACTACATCTTCTGGCTACCAGCCAGCTTATACCACCTCTACCACTGTCCTCATCCAGACCACCCGTGTGCCCAAAGTGGCAGTGACCACGGCAGACACCAATGACAAGATGCAAACCAGCCTGGATGAGGTCATGAAGACCACCAAGATCATCATCGGCTGCTTTGTGGCAGTTACCCTGCTAGCTGCTGCCATGTTGATCGTCTTCTATAAACTTCGTAAGAGGCACCAGCAGCGCAGTACAGTATCAGCCGCCCGGACAGTTGAAATCATCCAAGTAGATGAAGATATCCCAGCAACTACAGCAGCAGCGGCTCCTTCCAGTGTATCAGGTGAGGGGGCAGTAGTGTTGCCCACAATTCATGACCATATTAACTACAACACCTACAAACCAGCACATGGGGCCCACTGGACAGAAAACAGCCTGGGGAACTCTCTACACCCCACAGTCACCACTATCTCTGAACCTTATATAATTCAGACTCACACCAAGGACAAGGTACAGGAAACTCAAATATGA